In Flavobacterium lacustre, a genomic segment contains:
- a CDS encoding AI-2E family transporter: MNPIIKIPFYAKITLILLGLISITYILFIGQNIIVPVVMSFLFAILLEPIVAFLKSKLHFPHVLGVIITVLIFVLVILSLFIFLSFKISDIIEDFDKIERNLNIHLNNIQRFVRDNFHLSSREQKEYLDSATEDSMEKGKEIIGTTLLSFTDTILNITLIPIYTFLILLYKTHFMLFLSKLFKKESHPKLREILNQIKVAVKSYIVGLIIEMIVVSILTTLGFMIIGLKYAILLGIITGILNLIPYIGILFAGILSIVASLTGSPDLSIIIGVIVVSIIVQLIDNNILVPMIVSSKVEINAFVSIIGIIIGGAIAGVSGMFLAIPVLAILKVIFDRIESLEAWGYLMGDHLPKTYTWRNIKLPLFDSKTETKNILIKTDITVPVFTETTTETDINKKE, from the coding sequence ATGAATCCGATTATAAAAATCCCTTTTTATGCCAAAATAACCCTTATTTTATTGGGTTTAATAAGTATCACTTATATACTTTTCATTGGTCAGAATATTATTGTTCCTGTAGTGATGTCATTTTTGTTTGCCATTTTATTAGAGCCAATAGTTGCTTTTTTAAAATCAAAATTACATTTTCCGCATGTTTTGGGAGTCATTATAACAGTGCTGATTTTTGTATTGGTCATTTTGAGTTTGTTCATTTTTCTCTCTTTTAAAATTAGTGATATTATTGAAGATTTTGATAAAATAGAACGAAATCTGAATATTCATCTCAATAATATTCAACGATTTGTGCGCGACAATTTTCATTTAAGTTCTAGAGAACAAAAAGAATATTTAGATAGCGCTACCGAAGATTCCATGGAAAAAGGAAAGGAAATTATAGGAACCACTTTGCTGTCGTTTACAGATACTATTTTAAATATTACTTTAATACCTATTTATACTTTTCTGATTCTTTTGTACAAAACACATTTTATGTTGTTTTTATCCAAATTGTTTAAAAAAGAGTCTCATCCTAAACTTCGTGAGATTTTAAATCAAATTAAAGTAGCTGTAAAAAGTTACATTGTGGGTTTGATTATAGAAATGATTGTAGTTTCTATTTTAACCACTTTGGGATTTATGATAATTGGCTTAAAATATGCCATTTTGCTAGGTATTATTACCGGAATTCTAAACCTTATTCCGTACATAGGCATACTGTTTGCTGGGATTTTGAGTATTGTTGCCTCGCTGACAGGATCTCCTGATTTATCAATCATTATTGGCGTAATTGTTGTGAGTATTATTGTTCAGTTGATTGATAATAATATTTTGGTGCCTATGATTGTCAGCTCAAAAGTAGAAATAAACGCTTTTGTATCTATCATAGGAATTATAATTGGTGGTGCAATTGCAGGAGTTTCCGGAATGTTTCTGGCCATTCCTGTTTTAGCTATTTTAAAAGTGATTTTTGATAGAATTGAATCTTTAGAAGCATGGGGATATTTGATGGGAGATCATTTGCCAAAAACATATACTTGGCGCAACATAAAACTACCGCTTTTTGATTCAAAAACAGAAACAAAAAACATTTTGATAAAAACAGATATAACAGTTCCTGTATTTACGGAAACCACTACTGAAACGGATATAAATAAGAAGGAATGA
- a CDS encoding geranylgeranylglycerol-phosphate geranylgeranyltransferase: MNFLKLIRYPNLLLLAFMQLIFRYGFLKLQNIPLALNDWQYGLLVLSTVLIAAGGYVINNIFDQDTDNDNKPNNVIVGKSISETNAYSIYVALNIVGVSIGFYLSNVIAKPGFASLFILIAATLYFYAVNWKQMLLIGNFIVALLLSFSVIIIGIFDLFPVVNQSNQPLMANLFSILIDYAVFAFMINFIREIVKDLEDVNGDYNQGMRTLPIILGISRTAKVVSILSFIPVCAILLYINNYLMPLLFVTIYLLLFVVGPLLYFSLKIWSASSQKQFHVLSSLLKWILLFGILSILVISLNMMYNA, translated from the coding sequence ATGAATTTTTTAAAATTAATACGATATCCCAATTTACTCCTACTGGCGTTTATGCAGCTCATTTTTCGGTATGGTTTTTTGAAATTACAAAATATACCTTTAGCATTAAATGACTGGCAATACGGATTATTAGTCTTATCTACTGTTTTAATAGCTGCCGGAGGTTACGTTATCAACAATATTTTTGACCAAGACACTGACAATGACAATAAACCCAATAATGTAATTGTTGGCAAAAGTATTTCGGAAACAAATGCCTATTCTATTTATGTAGCATTAAATATTGTGGGCGTTTCAATTGGTTTTTATTTGTCGAATGTGATTGCTAAACCGGGCTTTGCTTCTCTCTTTATTTTGATTGCCGCAACGCTTTATTTTTATGCAGTAAACTGGAAACAAATGCTGCTTATAGGTAATTTTATTGTCGCTTTATTACTTTCATTCAGTGTAATTATTATTGGCATTTTTGATTTGTTTCCTGTTGTAAATCAAAGTAATCAACCGCTGATGGCGAATCTTTTTTCGATACTTATTGATTATGCAGTTTTTGCTTTCATGATTAATTTTATCAGAGAAATAGTTAAAGATTTAGAAGATGTAAATGGAGATTATAATCAAGGAATGAGAACTTTGCCAATTATACTTGGAATTTCGAGAACGGCTAAAGTTGTTTCTATATTGAGTTTCATTCCTGTATGTGCAATTCTTTTGTATATTAATAATTACCTTATGCCGTTGTTGTTTGTTACGATTTATCTGTTACTTTTTGTAGTGGGGCCACTACTCTATTTTAGTTTAAAAATTTGGTCTGCTAGCTCACAAAAACAGTTTCATGTTTTGAGTTCACTGTTAAAATGGATTCTGTTGTTTGGTATCCTTTCAATTCTTGTTATTAGTTTAAATATGATGTACAATGCTTAA
- a CDS encoding helix-turn-helix domain-containing protein, with the protein MITNLLFIITGLVGLLTALLIFRNYKSNRMMNLYMILLIIIISLRFFIGGLIYFNSDRTFSFNYLKYVNLSSVVIPLCYLYFKNLVFNKKKFCVKDLAHFVFPIFLYLAIIILESLSLLSMKLVFIIYPIFCSFAIIYFILCFKVLKNNIWINKVEINVGQKQNQLINRWATYLFIALFILSVRLMVSIFLEISNNSYARGFSYLWISAIIWLLVLFKILISPEILYGYDVLNKKINENRGSSLILKNVWKTSVDVKLSNNHHIILKEKIEKKLLVYIQKIENQSFKYEIFRDPKLTLPDFANKLEIPKSHLSYLFKYHSTLSFSEYKKVIRIHDAIKHIELDYLKSNTLDSLSKKVGFTSYNPFFTSFKEISGVSPIEYYKTIQVAFDE; encoded by the coding sequence ATGATTACAAATCTACTTTTTATTATTACTGGTCTTGTAGGTTTATTAACTGCTCTATTGATTTTTAGAAATTATAAATCCAATAGAATGATGAATCTATATATGATTTTATTAATCATAATAATTTCATTACGATTTTTCATAGGAGGACTAATCTATTTTAATTCTGATAGAACCTTTAGTTTTAACTATTTAAAATATGTAAATCTATCATCAGTTGTAATACCACTTTGCTATTTGTATTTTAAAAATTTAGTTTTTAATAAAAAAAAATTTTGTGTTAAAGACCTTGCTCATTTTGTTTTTCCAATATTCTTATATTTAGCAATAATAATACTTGAGAGCCTTTCACTATTATCCATGAAATTAGTTTTCATAATATATCCCATTTTTTGCAGCTTTGCCATAATCTATTTTATTTTATGTTTTAAAGTATTAAAAAATAATATTTGGATTAATAAAGTGGAAATAAATGTGGGGCAGAAACAAAATCAATTAATTAACAGGTGGGCTACTTATTTATTTATTGCCCTATTTATATTGTCTGTTAGATTGATGGTATCTATATTCCTTGAAATATCTAATAACAGCTACGCTAGAGGTTTTAGCTATCTATGGATATCGGCAATTATATGGTTACTAGTTTTATTTAAAATATTAATTTCTCCTGAAATCCTTTATGGCTATGATGTACTTAACAAAAAAATAAACGAAAACAGAGGTTCTAGCCTGATATTAAAAAATGTTTGGAAAACATCTGTAGATGTAAAATTATCTAATAATCATCATATTATATTAAAAGAAAAAATAGAAAAAAAATTATTGGTCTACATACAAAAAATAGAGAATCAGTCGTTTAAATATGAAATATTTAGAGATCCAAAACTGACATTGCCTGATTTTGCAAATAAATTAGAAATTCCAAAAAGTCATTTGTCATACCTATTCAAATATCATTCAACTTTATCTTTTTCTGAATATAAAAAAGTAATTAGAATTCATGATGCAATAAAGCATATAGAACTAGATTATTTAAAATCAAACACTTTAGATTCATTATCTAAAAAAGTTGGTTTTACATCGTACAATCCTTTTTTTACGAGTTTTAAAGAGATTTCAGGTGTATCACCAATAGAATATTATAAAACAATTCAAGTTGCATTTGATGAATAA
- the ccsA gene encoding cytochrome c biogenesis protein CcsA: MDKKLYSFLFSTRLMAVLFLTFAIAMGAGTFIESKYNTDTARIWVYNSWWFEAIMVFFMINFIGNIKRYQLLKKEKWATLLLHLAFVFILLGAFVTRYISYEGMMPIREGAAENQIFSDKTFLTVYVDGEYKGEMKRRIFEQPLLLSPVTNNNFSIKNKFADTPFEVTYENFIMGAKQTIKPDNKGTLYLKLVEAGEGGREEHFLKEGEVQNVHNVLFALNKYTEGAININTTGKEYTIQTPFEGNFMRMADKLKGQVTKDIVQPLMMRSLYTIGEKRFVFPDPAVKGVVAYESDNDFKAKNHEDALVLKVTAEGQEKEVTIIGSKGKIGEAKTIKIGNIDYSFFYGSKAYILPFKIKLNDFIAQKYPGTEKSYSSFESQVTVQDSLKPFDYKIYMNHVLDYGGYRFFQSSFDPDEKGTVLSVNHDFWGTAITYSGYFMLFFAMMAIMFTKHSRFADLKRKLEVVKNKKATLLILLMLALSFNSFAQEHDHSEHDGHAHTKAEAPQEGHAAHSKKAVNQKELDSLLNKFKVSEKHAAQFGRLIIQDAGGRMKPINTFSSELLRKVSHSDTYKEMNSDQAFLSMTQYASVWIEIPLIYIKSGNDSIRKIIGIDKDAKYAPFVAFFDEKGNYKLSSYLEEAFKNANPNQFEKDFIETDKKVNLMESALSGRILKIFPIPNDENSKWISYLELNESGMKGMDSTYTKSILPLYFGTLSNATTSNDYKSADELLESINGFQKKFGSKVLPSEEKISLEILYNKYDVFKKLPYWYLTAAILMLLLTIINIFKERKALIISVNVMHVIIGLLFGLHTAGLIARWYISGHAPWSNAYESIIYVAWATMFFGLAFDRKSKLTVASSAFVTAMILAAAYMNWIDPEIANLQPVLNSYWLMIHVAVIVASYGPFALGMILGAVSLLLILFTNEKNKAKMDLNIQEITYINEMALTIGLIMLTIGNFLGGQWANESWGRYWGWDPKETWALISIMVYAFVIHARFVPSLRGKWVFNLMSMFAFVSILFTYYGVNFHLVGLHSYASGEAHSLSWIWYSLGGISLLGAITYPNYRKYYKK, translated from the coding sequence ATGGATAAAAAATTATACTCTTTTTTGTTTTCTACACGATTAATGGCAGTCTTGTTTTTAACTTTTGCAATAGCAATGGGCGCTGGAACTTTCATTGAAAGCAAATACAATACGGATACCGCCCGAATTTGGGTTTATAATTCTTGGTGGTTTGAAGCCATTATGGTTTTCTTCATGATTAATTTTATTGGAAACATAAAACGGTATCAATTACTGAAAAAAGAAAAATGGGCAACTTTATTACTACATTTAGCTTTTGTTTTTATTCTTTTGGGCGCTTTTGTAACGCGATATATCAGCTATGAAGGAATGATGCCTATTCGCGAAGGCGCTGCTGAAAATCAAATTTTCTCAGATAAAACCTTTCTTACGGTTTATGTTGACGGGGAATATAAAGGCGAAATGAAACGTCGTATTTTCGAGCAACCTTTATTGCTTTCGCCAGTAACCAACAATAATTTTAGCATCAAAAATAAATTTGCAGATACTCCATTTGAAGTGACCTATGAAAACTTTATAATGGGAGCAAAACAAACGATTAAGCCCGATAACAAAGGAACTTTATATTTAAAATTAGTTGAAGCAGGTGAGGGTGGACGTGAAGAACATTTCTTGAAAGAAGGCGAAGTTCAAAATGTTCATAATGTATTATTTGCCTTAAATAAATACACGGAAGGTGCGATAAATATCAACACAACAGGAAAAGAATACACGATTCAAACGCCTTTTGAAGGAAATTTTATGCGCATGGCTGATAAATTGAAAGGGCAAGTTACCAAAGATATTGTGCAACCCTTGATGATGCGTTCGTTATACACCATTGGAGAAAAACGTTTTGTTTTTCCTGATCCTGCTGTAAAAGGAGTAGTAGCATATGAGTCTGACAATGATTTTAAAGCCAAAAATCATGAAGACGCATTAGTTTTGAAAGTGACTGCCGAAGGTCAGGAAAAAGAAGTGACAATCATCGGTTCAAAAGGAAAAATTGGTGAAGCTAAAACCATAAAAATCGGAAATATTGATTACAGTTTTTTCTATGGAAGCAAAGCGTATATCTTGCCTTTTAAAATAAAACTGAATGATTTTATTGCCCAAAAATATCCGGGAACCGAAAAAAGTTATTCTTCTTTTGAAAGCCAGGTTACCGTTCAGGATTCTCTAAAACCATTCGATTACAAAATATATATGAATCATGTTCTGGATTATGGAGGATATCGCTTTTTTCAATCTTCTTTTGATCCGGATGAAAAGGGAACTGTATTGTCTGTAAACCACGATTTCTGGGGAACAGCGATTACATACAGCGGTTATTTTATGTTGTTTTTTGCTATGATGGCGATTATGTTTACTAAACATTCCCGTTTTGCAGATTTAAAACGAAAATTAGAAGTGGTCAAAAATAAAAAAGCAACATTGCTAATCCTTTTGATGTTAGCCTTGAGTTTCAACAGTTTTGCGCAAGAGCACGATCATTCAGAACATGACGGACATGCTCATACAAAAGCGGAAGCTCCTCAGGAAGGTCATGCTGCCCATTCTAAAAAAGCAGTTAACCAAAAAGAATTGGATTCTTTATTGAATAAATTTAAAGTTTCAGAGAAACACGCTGCTCAATTCGGACGTTTGATTATTCAAGATGCTGGAGGAAGGATGAAACCAATAAACACTTTTTCATCAGAGTTATTGCGAAAAGTGAGTCATTCTGATACGTATAAAGAAATGAATTCTGATCAGGCATTTCTATCCATGACACAGTATGCGAGTGTTTGGATTGAAATTCCATTAATTTATATTAAAAGTGGAAACGATAGCATCCGTAAAATTATAGGAATAGATAAGGATGCAAAATATGCGCCTTTTGTTGCTTTTTTCGATGAAAAAGGAAATTATAAATTGTCTTCGTATTTAGAAGAGGCATTTAAAAATGCAAATCCAAATCAGTTCGAAAAAGATTTTATCGAAACGGACAAGAAAGTAAACTTAATGGAATCAGCTTTGAGTGGACGAATTTTAAAGATTTTCCCTATTCCGAATGACGAAAACAGTAAATGGATTTCTTATTTAGAACTCAACGAATCTGGCATGAAAGGAATGGATTCAACGTATACCAAAAGTATTTTGCCATTATATTTTGGAACATTAAGTAACGCAACCACTTCTAATGATTATAAATCTGCCGATGAATTACTGGAAAGTATCAACGGTTTCCAGAAAAAGTTTGGTAGTAAAGTATTGCCAAGTGAAGAAAAAATTTCGCTAGAGATATTGTATAACAAATATGATGTTTTCAAAAAATTACCCTATTGGTATTTGACGGCAGCAATCCTGATGTTATTATTGACTATTATAAACATATTCAAAGAACGTAAAGCATTGATTATTTCAGTTAATGTGATGCATGTCATTATTGGATTATTGTTCGGATTACATACTGCTGGTTTAATTGCGCGTTGGTATATTTCAGGACATGCACCGTGGAGTAATGCTTATGAATCGATTATTTATGTTGCATGGGCAACAATGTTTTTTGGCTTAGCTTTCGACCGAAAATCAAAACTCACTGTGGCGTCATCTGCTTTTGTAACCGCAATGATTTTGGCTGCAGCCTACATGAACTGGATTGACCCTGAAATTGCTAATTTGCAACCTGTACTTAATTCATATTGGTTAATGATTCACGTAGCAGTTATTGTAGCCAGTTATGGACCTTTTGCTTTAGGAATGATTTTAGGAGCGGTTTCATTACTGTTGATTTTGTTTACTAATGAAAAAAACAAAGCCAAAATGGATTTGAATATTCAGGAAATCACTTATATCAATGAAATGGCTTTGACTATTGGTTTAATTATGCTTACCATAGGAAATTTTCTTGGTGGACAATGGGCTAATGAAAGTTGGGGACGTTATTGGGGTTGGGACCCAAAAGAAACATGGGCTTTAATCAGTATTATGGTATATGCATTTGTGATTCATGCTCGATTTGTTCCTTCTTTGAGAGGAAAATGGGTATTTAATTTGATGAGTATGTTTGCTTTTGTATCCATTTTATTTACTTATTATGGAGTAAATTTCCATTTAGTTGGATTGCATTCTTATGCCAGCGGAGAAGCACATTCGTTAAGTTGGATTTGGTATTCGTTAGGAGGAATATCATTATTAGGAGCGATAACCTATCCAAACTACAGAAAATATTATAAGAAATAA
- a CDS encoding KdsC family phosphatase, whose translation MAKSYKEIMNDITTFVFDVDGVLTDSSVFVTNEGEILRTMNIRDGYAMKAAVESGYNVCIISGGSNEGVRVRLRNLGITDIHLGTPNKVETFDEYTDVYNINPEHVLYMGDDIPDYHVMKLVGLPTCPQDASPEIKAISTYISHKNGGKGAARDVIEQVMKVQGKWMAHFDGKLD comes from the coding sequence ATGGCAAAAAGTTATAAAGAAATAATGAATGATATTACTACGTTTGTTTTTGACGTAGATGGTGTACTTACAGACAGTTCGGTTTTTGTTACCAATGAAGGAGAAATTTTAAGAACTATGAATATTCGTGACGGTTATGCCATGAAAGCAGCTGTAGAAAGCGGGTATAATGTGTGTATTATTTCGGGCGGAAGTAATGAAGGTGTCCGAGTGAGACTTCGAAATTTAGGAATTACAGATATTCATTTAGGTACTCCAAATAAAGTAGAAACTTTTGACGAATACACTGATGTATATAACATTAACCCGGAGCATGTTTTGTATATGGGCGATGATATTCCGGATTATCACGTGATGAAATTAGTAGGATTACCAACCTGTCCTCAGGATGCTAGTCCAGAAATTAAAGCAATTTCTACTTACATTTCGCATAAAAACGGAGGAAAAGGTGCTGCTCGTGATGTTATAGAACAAGTGATGAAAGTACAAGGAAAATGGATGGCTCATTTTGATGGTAAACTTGATTAG
- a CDS encoding Maf-like protein: MLKNKLEKYTLILASGSPRRQQFFKDLDLDFEIRLKEIEEIYPPELKAAEITNYLAALKASAFEGELKPNEILITSDTIVWHNETALGKPKDEEDAFAILKSLSNATHEVITSVCFKTQEKTDLIYEITKVTFNILTDEAIHYYLKNYKPFDKAGSYGIQEWIGFIGVSKIEGSYANVMGMPTDKVYEYLSKLA, from the coding sequence ATGCTTAAAAATAAATTAGAAAAATACACTTTAATTCTGGCTTCGGGTTCACCAAGACGCCAACAATTCTTTAAAGATTTAGACTTAGATTTTGAAATCAGGTTGAAAGAAATTGAAGAGATTTATCCTCCTGAATTGAAAGCGGCCGAAATCACCAACTATTTAGCAGCGCTGAAAGCAAGTGCTTTTGAAGGAGAATTAAAACCCAACGAAATTCTTATCACCAGCGATACAATTGTCTGGCATAATGAAACTGCATTGGGAAAACCAAAAGACGAAGAAGATGCTTTTGCAATACTCAAATCGCTTTCAAATGCCACTCACGAAGTGATTACATCGGTCTGTTTCAAAACCCAGGAAAAAACAGATTTGATTTACGAAATTACAAAAGTGACTTTCAATATATTGACAGACGAAGCAATTCACTATTATCTAAAAAACTACAAGCCCTTTGATAAAGCAGGTTCCTACGGTATTCAGGAATGGATTGGCTTCATTGGAGTTTCAAAAATCGAAGGTTCATATGCTAATGTTATGGGAATGCCAACGGACAAAGTCTATGAATATTTAAGTAAATTAGCCTAA
- a CDS encoding Rossmann-like and DUF2520 domain-containing protein — MTKIIIIGSGNVAQHLIRTFQDAASLNSKIELVQVFARQKDSVAHLIDLDKIATNFDDLLEADLYIISVSDDAISKVSSQLPFNNRLVVHTSGSVALDALDTKNRKGVFYPLQTFSKDKMVDFKVIPICLESENATDFQLLEKVAKTISEKVFAINSEQRKALHVAAVFVNNFVNHLYQIGHSICTENQVPFEILKPLIQETAEKINTLTPEEAQTGPAKRHDSKTIAAHELFLTNKNQSTIYKILTQSIQDNGKKL; from the coding sequence ATGACTAAAATAATCATAATAGGTTCCGGAAATGTAGCGCAGCATTTAATTCGAACTTTTCAGGATGCAGCTTCTTTGAATTCCAAAATTGAATTGGTTCAGGTTTTTGCCCGACAAAAAGATTCGGTTGCCCACTTGATTGATTTAGACAAAATCGCTACTAATTTTGACGATTTATTAGAAGCCGATTTATATATCATTTCTGTTTCAGATGATGCTATTTCTAAGGTTTCATCGCAATTACCGTTTAATAATAGATTAGTCGTTCATACCTCAGGAAGTGTTGCTTTAGATGCATTAGACACTAAAAACAGAAAAGGTGTTTTTTATCCTTTACAAACTTTTTCGAAAGATAAAATGGTTGATTTTAAAGTAATCCCCATTTGCTTGGAAAGCGAAAATGCAACCGATTTTCAATTGCTGGAAAAGGTTGCAAAAACGATTTCTGAAAAAGTTTTCGCCATCAATTCAGAGCAACGAAAAGCACTTCATGTTGCAGCCGTTTTTGTCAATAATTTTGTGAATCATTTGTACCAGATAGGACATTCTATATGCACCGAAAATCAAGTTCCATTTGAAATTCTGAAACCATTAATTCAAGAAACTGCCGAAAAAATTAATACGCTTACTCCCGAAGAAGCACAAACGGGGCCGGCAAAACGACATGACAGTAAAACTATTGCAGCACATGAATTATTTTTGACAAATAAAAATCAATCTACTATTTATAAAATCCTAACACAATCAATACAAGATAATGGCAAAAAGTTATAA
- a CDS encoding mechanosensitive ion channel domain-containing protein, protein MTFFNEFTREIIGTGILFVLLISLRIITTKVVKKYAKSSQIIEHRTNLVIKYIHLLINILAVIALITIWGVEPNDIFIALSSIATVVGVAMFAQWSILSNITSGIILFFSFPFKIGDIIRIHDKDFPIEAEIKDISAFHVYLKTKDGEKIIYPNNLLLQKGISILENYYEDKEFVD, encoded by the coding sequence ATGACTTTTTTCAACGAGTTTACCCGAGAAATAATTGGCACCGGAATTCTTTTTGTTTTGTTAATTTCATTGCGAATTATCACTACAAAAGTGGTAAAAAAATATGCGAAATCAAGTCAAATTATTGAGCATCGGACGAATCTGGTCATCAAATACATTCATTTATTAATTAACATTCTGGCGGTAATTGCATTGATTACCATTTGGGGCGTTGAACCTAATGATATTTTTATTGCTCTTTCCTCGATAGCAACTGTTGTTGGTGTAGCCATGTTTGCACAATGGTCTATTTTGAGCAATATTACCTCCGGAATTATTTTGTTTTTTTCATTTCCATTCAAAATTGGTGATATCATTCGTATTCACGATAAAGATTTTCCTATCGAAGCCGAAATTAAAGACATCAGTGCGTTTCATGTTTACCTGAAAACCAAAGATGGCGAAAAGATTATTTATCCAAATAATTTGCTGCTGCAAAAAGGAATTTCAATTTTAGAAAATTATTATGAGGATAAAGAATTTGTAGATTAA